Proteins found in one Lycium ferocissimum isolate CSIRO_LF1 chromosome 6, AGI_CSIRO_Lferr_CH_V1, whole genome shotgun sequence genomic segment:
- the LOC132060749 gene encoding uncharacterized protein LOC132060749 codes for MGKDADYHVLQGILECTINSSNITNRNITSRDKNKEECFKRVIHNERSEEQYGSKKKKEQEGSFKEEPLEKQQEKEEDINGVSELNIITSNDSLPHNIDHNLKGNNADSGLKLVIYYRLKQGIPRSTNFHSIDNINKCTNRISSPEEEHNWSHPSTLDNHKFEVHNKGKTRKDQVDTFEETPPNKQKQKIVHGM; via the exons ATGGGGAAAGATGCAGATTACCATGTACTACAAGGAATACTGGAGTGTACAATTAATAGTTCCAATATTACTAACCGCAACATTACG tCACGcgacaaaaataaagaagaatgtTTTAAGAGGGTGATACATAATGAGAGATCTGAAGAACAGTATggaagcaaaaagaaaaaggagcaaGAAGGCTCTTTCAAGGAGGAACCACTtgaaaaacaacaagaaaaagaagaagacatcAACG gTGTATCCGAGCTTAATATTATCACAAGTAATGATAGTCTTCCTCATAATATCGATCATAATCTGAAGGGCAACAACGCCGATAGTGGCTTGAAACTTGTTATCTACTACCGCTTGAAGCAAGGGATACCAAGGAGCACAAATTTCCATTCCATTGATAACATAAACAAG TGTACGAATAGGATCTCATCACCTGAAGAAGAACATAATTGGAGTCACCCAAGTACTTTAGACAACCATAAATTTGAAGTACACAACAAAGGTAAAACAAGAAAGGATCAAGTGGACACTTTCGAGGAGACACCACCTAACaaacaaaagcaaaaaattGTTCATGGTatgtaa